Within the Candidatus Bathyarchaeia archaeon genome, the region GCTAAGGCACTCTTGGAATTGAATGAGAGGCTTCAAAGGTTGTAGAGGGATTTACTTTCAGTGAAGATACTGGAGGAGGATTTGAAGCGGGGAATCGTTAAGTTACGCGTTGAAACCTTACGTGACCTCTGGACATTGTACAATGTGGTGGAAGAAGGCGACTCGATTCAATCCAGAACCACGAGGGAGATAAAGGCGAACGGGGTGGGAAGGCCTTCAAGCCGGAGGGTTGCAATAACCATTTGGTTGAAGGTTAAGAAGGTTTATTTTGACAGGGAGCTGAACAGGCTTAGAGTGCTAGGAACGATTGAGGAAGGCCCTGAAGAATACTCCCTTAAGGGTCAACATCACACGTTAAACGTTGAGCCCTCTAGTAGGCTGAAGATAAAAAAACAGGTTTGGTATAGGTACCAAATCGATGGTTTAAAAAGAGCCGTTGAAGCGGAGAAACCATTTCTGGTAATCTCTATGGACAGCGATGAAACATGTCTCGCGGTTCTCAGAGATTTTAAGGTTGAGGTAAAATCCCAGATCTATTCAAACATTCCTGGGAAAGCGATGGTTGAGGAAAGGGAGGAGGCGGTGAAAAAATATTTTACGGAAGTGGCGAAATCCGCGAAAGGTATTGTCGATAGGTCGAATGTTCAAGTCATACTCATTGGGCCCGGATTCGCTAAGGAGAGCTTCATGCGATACTTGAAGGAAAGAAATTTAAAGTTGGCTGAGCGTGTGATCGCTGTTAAGTCCACGAGCCTAGGAGGCGTCGCCGGCGTATACGAATCCCTGAGATCCGGCGTTCTTCAACAGGTATCTAACAGAATCATGCTGAGCGAGGAATCAGCGCTCGTGGAGAAGGTGTTATTGAAGCTCGGCCGAGGCGATGAAGATGCATCCTACGGCCTCATGGAGGTATATGAGGACGCTTCAGCCGGCGCCATCGACGTGCTGCTAGTGTCCCTTGAATTACTGAAGAAATCCTGTGGAGAGGAAAGAAGTAGGGTTGAGGATATGATTAGAACGGTAGAGGAGAAAAGGGGTAAAGTCTTCATAATCAACCCGGAGCATGAAGCTGGAGTAAAGCTTAAGTCGCTGGGAGGTGTAGCCGCAATCCTGAGATATCCCAAGCGGTTTAGAACTTACCCGTGCAGTTGAGGTAGGATGACGGAACCGTACTTCATCAAGCCGGTGAGGTCGTGGGATGACGTTCATGTGAGGTATTCGGAAAGCCGGTGGAGGTTGTTAAAAAACCTTAGGGCTGAGGCTCTTTCCATCATCTCAGCCCTTAGAAAGTGGGATGTTGAAGCCTATGCGCATGGAAGCGTGGCTAGAGGCGATGTAGAACCGTGGAGTGACGTAGATGTAGTCGTTAGGGAAGTCGTCCCATCTCATAAAATCGAGCTCGCTTTGAAAAATGAGGGATTTAAAATATTCTCCCGGAAAATCGCGCAGGCCACCCCGAGACATGTGCCAAAGGCGCACATATACTTGGATTTGAGGGAAAAAATAGTTGTCACCTTCCCCCTGGCAAGCTTCAGGGCCATTGAGCTTGATTTTTACAAATTCGGAGGCATTGTCTCCCACGAAGGGTTAATTGAAGGTGTTAGGGTTCCAGGCTGCACTAAGCGGTTGACCGTAGTGCGGCCGGTTGAAGACGGCCATATAGAGTTCGGTGTTGTGGGGCGGGAGGTTGAGGCCTCCAAAGTCTTAGACGTGAATTTAGAAACCGTGCTAGAGAGGGAACGTGTCCTTTTGAGGAGAGATAAGATTGGTCGCACAGGAATTTTCATCAGTAAAGTGTTGGAGGATGATGAAACGTTTGAAAAAGCCTTAAAAAGCTTCGTAGAATCCAACCCAATGCTCAGAAGGTTTTACGATAAAAGAGAGGGATAACGAAGAATTAGAGAGATGTGGCGAATCCATGAATGAATATATTAACATGCTTTTATCCTTTACCGCGTTCTGGGCGATCATATACATAGCCTCGAAAGTGTTGAAGACTGATAGGCGGGGTTTGAAAGTTGGGCCATTCTACTTGGTTTACAGAACGGTGAAGTTCAACGAGGCGTTGGCCATGGCTTCCAAGTGGAAAAGGTTTTGGAAGACTGTTTGGAGCTTGGGCGCTTTCGCTGGCATGGGGCTACTCATCTTCGTCGCGTATAGCTTGATTCGAAACCTATCGTTGCTGTCGACGCGTTCCCTTCAAGCCGCTCAATTAACTGTTCTAGTGCCCGGCGTCACGGTAAGTTGGCCTTCCCTCCCCTATATGTTAACTTCCATTTTCATCTTGATCATAAGCCATGAAGCAGCTCATGGAATAGCCAGCTTGGTGGAGGACGTTCCCATTAAGTCTTCAGGCATGTTCCTCGCCGCGGTGCTTCCCGGAGGATTCGTCGAAATCGACGAGGAGAAGCTTGAAAAGGCTGGTGAAGTACAGAAGCTTCGAATCTTCGCGGCGGGCTCCTTCTCCAATGTGGTGTTGGGTGGAGTAGCTCTCTTATTAGTTGTAAACTTCCCAGTCGCGTTGGCGCCGTTTTACCACACGGTCCCAGGAGGAGTTTTAATCACCGACATCGTAAAGTATGGAGCGGCTGAAACCGCTGGAATAAAACGGTGGGAAGTAATATATGCGATTGATCAGACAAGAATAAGCAATGTATCAGCTTTAAGGGAGTACATGAAACAAGTTCCACCTAACTCGAGAATCACCGTCACCACCAATTATGGGGATTACGTATTATATACCAAACCAGATCCGGGAAATTCCAGCAAGTCGCTGATCGGAGTAGTACCATTCGACTATTACCAGCCAGCTTTAAACATTCTACCCGCCAGCGGAGCCTACCATGGGTTCATGACGGCCTATTGGTCCAACATCGTTTTGGTCAGCGTAGCCTTGATCAACATGCTCCCCATATATCCATTAGATGGAGGAAGATACCTGGACTCTTTGCTGAAGCTGCTGAAGGTAGAGAAGAGAAATTACATTAGAAGCGCGGCTTCAATCCTCTTCGCATCGGTTCTAACGTTAAACCTAATATTATCACTCTTAAACTTCGGTTTAAGGAAGCTGTAGATGAACGAAATACTATGCGACATGTGCCACAGGCTTCCTGCCTTCTATTACCGAAGGTTCGAAGGAACAAGGCTTTGCAGGATGTGCTTTATAAAATCAGTTGAAAACAAGGTTAGGAAAACCATTTCGGAGCATCGAATGTTGCGTAGGGACGATCATGTCGCTGTAGCGGTCTCAGGGGGAAAGGACAGCTTAACCCTCCTGTACGTTCTGAAAAAAATTGGATCCAGGTTTCCGGATTTTAAGCTCAGTGCCTTAACCATCGATGAAGGAATTAAAGGGTACAGGGATGAAGCTGTAAGACTAGCCCGCGAATTCTGCGAAAAAATGGGCGTACAACAGGACATATTTTCCTTCAAGGAGCTTTTCAACTTCACGTTAGATGAGGCCGTAGAGATGAGAAATGAAAGACATCCATGCTCTCTATGCGGTGTTCTTAGAAGGAAGGCGATGGAAGTGGGGGCGAGGAAAATGGGGGTGACCAAGTTAGCCACAGCCCACAACCTCGACGACGAGCTTCAAACGTTTTTCCTAAATATACTGCATGGGGAGCCGTTGAGGATGATGAGAAACAAACCCGTAATGAACGGTTCCGGTGGGCTTTTTATCCCCAAAATAAAGCCTTTTCACCAAATCTTGGAGAGGGAAATCTCACTGTACGCGTATATAAATGGCATCCCATTCCAGGAGAAACCATGTCCCTACGCTGGATCTGCGTTGAGAAACGATGTCAGAAGGTTCCTTGATGAAATGGAGAATCGCCACCCAGGCTTAAAATACGTCGCTTATAGAGCTGTAAGTAAACTTAAAGACGCTGGGATAATTAAGGAAAGCTTCACTAAATGCGTTCTATCCGGAGGCCCCTCAGCCACCAAAATATCTAGTGTATGCGAGATCACTAAAACTTGACGAATTATTTATATCTACATCAAACGGTATTTTCATCGGCGGTGGTGAGGGATCGGGGAGCTAGCCGTTCCCTGTAACCCGAAATCGGCTACACGCGGGGATCCGTTAACCGTGGTGGAAGGAACCTTAGAACGCCGAATGCCTAAACCGCTGACGAAGACCTCCTGCTCCACTGGGCTCGCGGCGAGGCGTCGCTTCTTGGAGGAGAGGCGCCAGCCTCCTCACCACCAAACCCGGCGAGGCTCGGGAGAGAGCGGCCGTAAGGTGGACGTGGAGCGCTAGTGGAACCACAGGGGTGAGAAAGCGGCTTAGAAACAGCGACGTTTCAAAGGTTTCGACCATCATGGGATGTCACCACCGCCTCTCTTGAAAGTTTTCAAAACGGCTTTCATCCTGATGATGAAGATTTCATAGTTGGAGGAGAAACCCTTAAAAGCGGTGAGATTCTGTAATGGTTGACGCTCACATGAGAGGTTCAGGTTAAAATGAGTAGTCAAACACCGCAGGCAAGTGGAATGAAGCTATTCGACAGATGGGTCTTTGAGGAGGTGGAAGTGCGGGATTTAGGGCTTAAATCATATATCTCGCTTTCACCCCTCATCACCCCTCACTCGAGTGGTAAGCATGAGCATCAGCGGTTCAGGAAGTCAACGGTGAACATCGTTGAGCGATTAACGAACAATTTGATGAGGCATGGTAAATGCGGTGGAAAGAAGGCTAAGGCCATGAGCATTGTTAGAAATGCGTTTCAAATCATTCACCTTAAGCTCAACAGGAATCCCGTTCAAGTCCTGGTGGAAGCCATTGAGAACGCCGCCCCCTGCGAGGAGGTGACGAGGATTGTTTACGGCGGCGTCGCTTACCCAGTTTCCGTTGACATAGCTCCCCAGCGGAGAATAGACCTCGCGTTGAGATTTATCACTGAAGGAGCTAGGCAGGCGGCTTTGAACAACCCTAAGACCATTGACGAAAGCTTGGCGGACGAGATCATTTACGCCTCCCAAAGGGATCCTAAAAGCCAAGCTGTGAAGAAGAGGGATGAAATTGAGAGGATCGCTCTTTCATCCAGGTAAATGCGGGTTTTTACCAATACTTAAATATCGGTATCTTCACTTCATTTATCTCAAAACGATATAAGGAGGAAAAATGTGGAAATGAGTGCCCCGAAAAAGCCTCATTTAAACCTGGTGATAATCGGCCATGTAGACCACGGGAAAAGCACTTTGACAGGTCACATGCTCTATAAAACCGGCTTCATAGACGCGAAGAAGATCGAGGAGTTCGCCAAGGAGTCGGAGAAAACTGGGAGGGGAGATACCTTTAAGTTCGCCTGGGTCTTAGATAGGCTGAAGGAGGAGCGGGAACGAGGTCTAACCATCGACTTAGCTTACCAGAAGTTCGAAACCCCCAAATTGTTCTACACAATCATAGACGCCCCAGGTCACAGAGACTTTATTAAAAACATGATCACGGGTGCCAGCCAAGCTGACGCAGCCGTCCTAGTGGTTTCAGCTAGAAAAGGAGAGTTCGAAGTAGGAGTGGGAGCTGGAGGTCAGGCGAGGGAACACGCGTACCTTGCCAAGACACTGGGCGTGGATCAACTCCTTGTGGCGATAAACAAAATGGACGATCAAACAGTGAACTTTTCAAAGGAAAGGTATGAGGAATGTCGAAAGGAGCTTGAATCACTACTGAGCGTGGTGGGATACAACGTCTCGAAGCTGGACTTCATACCTGTTTCAGGCTGGACAGGGGACAACGTGGTGGAGAAGAGCCAGAAGATGCCATGGTATGATGGACCAACCCTGTTGGAGGCTTTGGACAAGTTTACTCCCCCACCCAAGCCGATAGATAAGCCGTTAAGAATACCCGTTCAAGACGTATACTCCATCACCGGCGTCGGAACGGTCCCGGTGGGTCGGGTTGAAACAGGCGTGCTGAAGGAAGGGGACAAGCTGATATTCCTCCCCGCGAACAAGGAAGCTGAGTGTAAGTCGATTGAAACCCATCACGTCCGTATACCCCAAGCCGAGCCAGGGGACAACATAGGATTCAACGTGAAAGGCGTGGCTAAAACCGACATACATAGAGGGGATGTGGCAGGTCACCCGGAAAACCCGCCAACTGTGGCTAAGGAATTCATCGGACAAATCATCGTCGTCCATCATCCCACAGCTATAGCGCAGGGATACACTCCTGTTTTGCATATACACACGGCTACTGTGGCCACTACCTTCCTAGAGCTCATCTCCAAGATAGATCCTAGAACCGGGCAGGTCGTCGAGGAGAAGCCTTCCTTCCTGAAAACCGGCGATGGAGCTGTGGTTAGGCTGAAGCCGATTGAACCAGTGGTGGCTGAACCGTTCTCCCAGATACCTCAGCTTGGAAGGTTCGCTATCAGGGACATGGGTACAACGGTGGCGGTGGGCGTCGTAAAGGAGATCACTCAGAAACAGTGAGAGACCGGCTCGGACGGTATGGGGCTTCCTAATGGTCAGCAAGGCGAGGATAAAGCTATCCAGCACGGATCCACATAACTTAAACGCCATCTGCGACGAGATTAAGGGAATTGCCGATAAAGCGGGGGTGAAGATGCATGGCCCCATACCTCTACCAACCAAGAGGCTGATAGTTCCCACTAGGAAGTCTCCGTGCGGTGAGGGAACACACACATGGGATAAATGGGAGATGCGTATTCACAAACGCTTGATCGACGTGGACCCGAATGAACGCTTCTTGAAGAGACTTATGAGAATTAGAACACCTGAAGACGTATTCATAGAAATAGAGCTCATCTAGCATTAATTTTTTAATGGCTAAGGGCCATAAAGCTCTTACACGTCACCTTGTCGTCGAATCTTCTAAAGAACTTTGGGCATTTACCGCATTCTGAAACTGTTATGGGCTCCCCATCCTCCGGGCAGGTTAAAACCTCAACTTCCACAATCCTAAACCTCGGCGGCGCAGGATCTGAGTTGAATCGACCCACGTAGTCCTCTAGCATTAATGGAGGATTTAAAAGATCCTCTAAGTCT harbors:
- a CDS encoding site-2 protease family protein, whose amino-acid sequence is MNEYINMLLSFTAFWAIIYIASKVLKTDRRGLKVGPFYLVYRTVKFNEALAMASKWKRFWKTVWSLGAFAGMGLLIFVAYSLIRNLSLLSTRSLQAAQLTVLVPGVTVSWPSLPYMLTSIFILIISHEAAHGIASLVEDVPIKSSGMFLAAVLPGGFVEIDEEKLEKAGEVQKLRIFAAGSFSNVVLGGVALLLVVNFPVALAPFYHTVPGGVLITDIVKYGAAETAGIKRWEVIYAIDQTRISNVSALREYMKQVPPNSRITVTTNYGDYVLYTKPDPGNSSKSLIGVVPFDYYQPALNILPASGAYHGFMTAYWSNIVLVSVALINMLPIYPLDGGRYLDSLLKLLKVEKRNYIRSAASILFASVLTLNLILSLLNFGLRKL
- a CDS encoding mRNA surveillance protein pelota; this translates as MKILEEDLKRGIVKLRVETLRDLWTLYNVVEEGDSIQSRTTREIKANGVGRPSSRRVAITIWLKVKKVYFDRELNRLRVLGTIEEGPEEYSLKGQHHTLNVEPSSRLKIKKQVWYRYQIDGLKRAVEAEKPFLVISMDSDETCLAVLRDFKVEVKSQIYSNIPGKAMVEEREEAVKKYFTEVAKSAKGIVDRSNVQVILIGPGFAKESFMRYLKERNLKLAERVIAVKSTSLGGVAGVYESLRSGVLQQVSNRIMLSEESALVEKVLLKLGRGDEDASYGLMEVYEDASAGAIDVLLVSLELLKKSCGEERSRVEDMIRTVEEKRGKVFIINPEHEAGVKLKSLGGVAAILRYPKRFRTYPCS
- the rpsJ gene encoding 30S ribosomal protein S10; translated protein: MVSKARIKLSSTDPHNLNAICDEIKGIADKAGVKMHGPIPLPTKRLIVPTRKSPCGEGTHTWDKWEMRIHKRLIDVDPNERFLKRLMRIRTPEDVFIEIELI
- a CDS encoding 30S ribosomal protein S7, whose amino-acid sequence is MSSQTPQASGMKLFDRWVFEEVEVRDLGLKSYISLSPLITPHSSGKHEHQRFRKSTVNIVERLTNNLMRHGKCGGKKAKAMSIVRNAFQIIHLKLNRNPVQVLVEAIENAAPCEEVTRIVYGGVAYPVSVDIAPQRRIDLALRFITEGARQAALNNPKTIDESLADEIIYASQRDPKSQAVKKRDEIERIALSSR
- a CDS encoding TIGR00269 family protein yields the protein MNEILCDMCHRLPAFYYRRFEGTRLCRMCFIKSVENKVRKTISEHRMLRRDDHVAVAVSGGKDSLTLLYVLKKIGSRFPDFKLSALTIDEGIKGYRDEAVRLAREFCEKMGVQQDIFSFKELFNFTLDEAVEMRNERHPCSLCGVLRRKAMEVGARKMGVTKLATAHNLDDELQTFFLNILHGEPLRMMRNKPVMNGSGGLFIPKIKPFHQILEREISLYAYINGIPFQEKPCPYAGSALRNDVRRFLDEMENRHPGLKYVAYRAVSKLKDAGIIKESFTKCVLSGGPSATKISSVCEITKT
- the tuf gene encoding translation elongation factor EF-1 subunit alpha, with protein sequence MSAPKKPHLNLVIIGHVDHGKSTLTGHMLYKTGFIDAKKIEEFAKESEKTGRGDTFKFAWVLDRLKEERERGLTIDLAYQKFETPKLFYTIIDAPGHRDFIKNMITGASQADAAVLVVSARKGEFEVGVGAGGQAREHAYLAKTLGVDQLLVAINKMDDQTVNFSKERYEECRKELESLLSVVGYNVSKLDFIPVSGWTGDNVVEKSQKMPWYDGPTLLEALDKFTPPPKPIDKPLRIPVQDVYSITGVGTVPVGRVETGVLKEGDKLIFLPANKEAECKSIETHHVRIPQAEPGDNIGFNVKGVAKTDIHRGDVAGHPENPPTVAKEFIGQIIVVHHPTAIAQGYTPVLHIHTATVATTFLELISKIDPRTGQVVEEKPSFLKTGDGAVVRLKPIEPVVAEPFSQIPQLGRFAIRDMGTTVAVGVVKEITQKQ
- a CDS encoding nucleotidyltransferase domain-containing protein translates to MTEPYFIKPVRSWDDVHVRYSESRWRLLKNLRAEALSIISALRKWDVEAYAHGSVARGDVEPWSDVDVVVREVVPSHKIELALKNEGFKIFSRKIAQATPRHVPKAHIYLDLREKIVVTFPLASFRAIELDFYKFGGIVSHEGLIEGVRVPGCTKRLTVVRPVEDGHIEFGVVGREVEASKVLDVNLETVLERERVLLRRDKIGRTGIFISKVLEDDETFEKALKSFVESNPMLRRFYDKREG